The proteins below come from a single Bactrocera dorsalis isolate Fly_Bdor chromosome 5, ASM2337382v1, whole genome shotgun sequence genomic window:
- the LOC105223413 gene encoding cadherin-23: protein MRNSSPTSSYRRHRAKWSATVLAAFLLLLQLSAHGAHAQTQNQPPHFVPGSGDMSRFSLLENTPVGSPVYQLRGIDPEGSRLKYSISGPVFSVDRETGVVRLRQELDRETQDTIEVIISITDEGIYGTEPNTISLRREIPVRDFNDNHPTFIGRPYSASVSESLAVGGELEIKPRIIAIDRDEGINAILTIKCVQENDICDTFDVRAERISDGNYTARVTLKKPLDYESRPSYIMTVAASDGALDNRLTSFASVSINVVDVQDQPPIFTSAPYSATVAENTPAGVSVLTIKAVDGDVGIPRDITLSLDDEHFGHFELEPFGDPKEGTAILKTTNVPLDRENPEILQNGGVYVFTVRATEVVDGRPQDDYSTTRVTIVVNDVDDHIPEFNEDYFNISIPENLGKGMALPGLSVFVDDRDLGDNSRYELALRDVKNSKGVFTVSPKEAQGRTPVVVRILNSTKLDYDVDDAALRQFEFELVASVNGEKKSKANVRVNLQDINDNSPIFEHNTYRFAVPENATMNEEFGVFKATDKDSNDFGKITYLLKGFGSDNFYVNPNTGGFHVQKPLDYERQNSYSLTIVAKDGGGLESNAILYVDVLDVNDNYPIFESDEYTRIIREGTASFEPQFFIRAHDYDGPTQGGGRVKYAIVSENSISGNVFQIDEDTGEITLHKVAKSMDTERGEYELVISATDFGTPPLTNTTRVLIRVGISGNQRPIFKGHFQNVENVPVLGPPSYRVSIPENAPSGYNVTMVSAHDPDGLDELLRYRIVGANDNFEIDEITGLITVSPHAHIDRDANMDSFEITVNAVDAGTPIPETATTTVYVNVKDINDEKPKFEHASYAGYVSERTEVGESVLKVRAIDKDLFSKLEYTISGAVKATTKAGVSIANRSSYKPENAFRIDSGTGEIFVNSMLRHDVAAVITFTVQVRDLNAEVDPEGQTDTTEVTFYVQSFKDTNPVFKNKGWTSSKPVIHIVLKEEMPIDSALFILQAEDPVTQTAITSFQLVEPDELEYFQINERTGEIILKKRLDYEALETGKTEFDFQIKATSADGQRSTITRVNITVENVNDNSPIFEESSYKATIIENKMHPEKVTHVRAIDKDAALNERDQRLGYHKIVYSLQGEYAELFEINSTTGEIVIATNQTVDRERTPHIYLQVKAEDSPGRPTDAKQSTVDLTIDVLDVNDNAPEFSQNNYTGVIPENAPTDAFVLKVYANDPDDGPGGEVRYELLNEGDAKDLFKINTVSGEVKTKRELTGKGRSQPYELVIRAQDNGNQVPKQESLATDVPVIVYIGDVSANDGIPYFVAPKLGQMANVTENSAIGSPVFQVIASDPDNPNTPSGMLSYKILEDTADAESFAIDEKTGLITTLQSLDREEKDLYNIILEVSDDGQPRQSVTRILQISVIDVDDHVPHFAREIDAVPLTFSILEEEPERTILGNFSAIDEDVGDNALIDYSILEGNNENVFVIERTEENAAIIKTTRPIDREAVDSYTLTVKCLKLGEPYHSFVGDEYDRNDLSLIQVTIKVIDIDDNLPQFTHKDASIGIRINVPVDTVITTVHATDLDAEAPPIVFSIDNVTFVPQFYKRTRKIDSRPLKNLFTLNNRTGELRTGGSFSDYVDGYFQMKIRANNSERVKRHTFNNLKIFVIRDKSLLKFVFARPPSEIQGIIRPFQEQLQQKLKPLGLELHILDTQVLTRADYTLDFTATSSCFQMFKNGAAISLQEMQKLMHSEQMKQELFDTYVEYGVSEVEMCSVRKLQVAASMMTSAGTWLVILAAFIGLAAIVAACTACCLKKKYKKHSKRSLQASRAPTEPYTVGMGVPTLYYSEPIYGPLS, encoded by the exons TCATTAGCATAACGGATGAGGGCATCTATGGCACCGAACCGAACACGATCTCATTGCGACGCGAAATACCAGTGCGCGATTTCAACGACAATCATCCGACCTTCATTGGGCGTCCCTACTCGGCAAGTGTTAGCGAATCACTGGCGGTGGGCGGTGAATTGGAAATCAAACCACGTATTATTGCCATCGATCGTGATGAGGGCATCAATGCCATTTTGACCATCAAATGTGTACAG GAGAATGATATTTGCGATACGTTCGATGTGCGTGCGGAACGTATCTCTGATGGTAATTACACGGCGCGCGTCACGCTAAAAAAGCCGCTCGATTACGAAAGTCGTCCGTCATACATAATGACTGTGGCTGCGTCCGATGGCGCTCTGGATAACCGACTGACCTCATTCGCCAGTGTCTCGATCAACGTAGTTGACGTGCAAGATCAACCGCCGATCTTCACGAGTGCGCCGTACTCTGCCACGGTGGCGGAAAACACACCGGCCGGTGTGAGCGTACTGACCATTAAAGCAGTTGACGGGGACGTTGGCATACCACGTGACATCACTCTTTCGCTTGATGATGAGCATTTTGGTCACTTCGAGTTGGAGCCATTTGGCGATCCCAAGGAAGGTACTGCCATACTGAAAACCACAAATGTGCCATTGGATCGTGAGAATCCGGAGATATTGCAAAATGGTGGTGTGTATGTGTTCACAGTACGAGCCACGGAGGTGGTCGACGGTCGACCGCAAGACGATTACTCAACAACGCGTGTAACGATCGTGGTCAATGATGTGGATGATCATATACCAGAGTTCAATGAAgactattttaatatttctatacCAGAGAATTTGGGTAAAGGCATGGCGTTGCCTGGTTTGTCGGTGTTTGTAGATGATCGTGATTTGGGTGATAATAGTCGCTATGAGTTGGCATTAAGAGATGTCAAAAACTCGAAAGGTGTTTTCACAGTTAGTCCCAAAGAAGCCCAGGGTCGCACACCAGTAGTTGTTCGCATTCTAAACTCCACCAAACTCGATTACGACGTTGACGATGCCGCACTGCGCCAATTTGAGTTCGAGCTAGTTGCCTCGGTAAATGGCGAGAAGAAATCAAAAGCAAATGTTCGTGTCAATTTGCAAGACATCAATGATAATTCGCCCATATTTGAGCACAATACTTACCGATTTGCCGTTCCGGAAAATGCCACAATGAACGAAGAGTTCGGCGTGTTTAAGGCTACGGATAAAGACTCTAATGATTTTGGAAAAATCACTTATTTGCTGAAAGGTTTCGGCTCTGACAACTTTTATGTGAACCCTAACACCGGCGGCTTTCACGTGCAAAAGCCATTGGACTATGAGAGACAAAACAGTTACAGTTTGACTATTGTGGCCAAAGATGGTGGTGGCCTCGAGTCCAATGCAATTCTCTATGTAGACGTGTTAGATGTCAATGATAACTACCCAATTTTTGAAAGCGATGAGTATACAAGAATTATACGCGAAGGCACAGCGAGCTTTGAACCCCAATTCTTCATACGTGCCCACGATTATGATGGGCCGACGCAGGGTGGCGGACGTGTTAAGTATGCAATAGTGTCGGAGAACAGTATTTCAGGCAACGTCTTCCAAATCGATGAGGACACTGGAGAGATAACGCTACATAAGGTGGCAAAATCCATGGACACCGAGCGTGGCGAGTACGAGCTCGTAATTTCAGCTACCGACTTCG GCACTCCACCCCTAACTAATACGACACGTGTCTTAATACGTGTTGGCATTAGTGGTAATCAGCGTCCAATATTTAAAGGACACTTCCAGAATGTCGAAAACGTTCCCGTGCTCGGACCTCCTAGCTATCGTGTTTCAATACCCGAAAATGCTCCCTCCGGTTATAATGTGACTATGGTTTCAGCACATGATCCCGATGGACTCGACGAACTTTTGAGATATCGTATTGTGGGAGCTAACGATAATTTCGAAATCGATGAAAT TACTGGTCTTATTACCGTTTCTCCACACGCGCATATCGATCGCGATGCCAACATGGATAGTTTCGAGATAACTGTAAACGCGGTGGACGCTGGAACACCCATACCGGAAACTGCCACCACCACAGTGTATGTGAACGTCAAAGACATAAACGACGAGAAGCCCAAGTTCGAGCACGCTAGCTATGCGGGTTACGTATCTGAGCGCACTGAGGTAGGTGAGAGTGTGCTCAAAGTACGCGCTATTGACAAAGATCTCTTCTCCAAACTGGAGTACACCATAAGCGGTGCGGTGAAAGCGACCACAAAAGCCGGTGTAAGTATAGCGAATCGTAGTAGCTACAAACCGGAGAACGCCTTCCGCATCGATAGTGGAACTGGTGAAATATTTGTGAACAGCATGTTGAGACATGATGTGGCAGCCGTAATCACATTCACTGTACAAGTACGCGATCTCAACGCCGAAGTGGACCCGGAGGGGCAAACCGATACGACTGAAGTTACATTTTATGTACAATCTTTTAAAGATACAAATCCCGTGTTTAAGAACAAAGGCTGGACAAGTTCGAAACCAGTAATACATATTGTGTTAAAGGAAGAAATGCCGATCGACAGTGCGCTCTTCATACTTCAAGCCGAAGATCCCGTTACCCAAACTGCCATCACTAGCTTTCAACTTGTTGAACCCGACGAACTCGAATACTTCCAAATCAATGAGCGCACGGGAGAAATTATACTGAAAAAACGCTTGGATTACGAAGCACTTGAAACAGGAAAAACTGAGTTTGACTTCCAAATTAAAGCTACTTCTGCCGATGGTCAACGTTCCACCATAACCAGAGTAAATATCACTGTAGAAAATGTAAATGACAATAGTCCCATATTCGAGGAATCCAGTTATAAAGCAACcatcattgaaaataaaatgcatccGGAAAAAGTGACACATGTCAGGGCGATTGACAAAGATGCCGCTCTCAATGAACGCGATCAACGACTCGGTTATCACAAAATCGTGTATTCGTTGCAAGGCGAATACGCAGAACTCTTTGAAATTAACAGCACCACCGGCGAAATAGTTATTGCCACCAATCAGACTGTTGATCGGGAACGTACGCCACACATTTATCTGCAAGTAAAAGCTGAAGATTCTCCAGGGCGGCCGACCGACGCCAAACAGAGCACCGTTGACTTGACCATTGATGTGTTAGATGTCAACGACAATGCGCCGGAATTTAGTCAAAACAACTACACGGGTGTCATACCCGAGAATGCGCCCACCGATGCATTTGTTCTGAAAGTATACGCCAATGATCCTGATGATGGACCAGGTGGTGAAGTGCGTTATGAACTGCTGAATGAGGGCGATGCAAAGGATTTGTTCAAGATCAATACTGTTAGCGGAGAAGTGAAGACTAAACGAGAACTGACTGGTAAGGGGCGTTCACAGCCATATGAACTGGTAATAAGGGCGCAGGATAACGGTAATCAAGTGCCAAAGCAAGAATCGCTGGCAACCGACGTGCCTGTCATTGTTTACATAGGCGACGTGAGCGCCAATGATGGTATACCTTATTTCGTGGCACCCAAATTAGGTCAGATGGCTAACGTGACAGAG AACTCTGCAATCGGTTCACCCGTATTCCAAGTCATAGCAAGTGATCCTGATAATCCCAACACGCCTTCCGGTATGCTTTCATATAAGATTTTGGAAGACACAGCAGACGCGGAATCTTTTGCGATTGACGAGAAGACCGGACTTATTACGACACTGCAATCGCTGGACCGTGAGGAGAAAGACCTGTATAACATAATATTGGAGGTCTCGGATGACGGGCAGCCACGCCAGTCTGTAACACGGATACTACAAATATCAGTGATAGACGTAGATGATCATGTGCCACATTTTGCGCGTGAAATT gacGCCGTACCCCTGACGTTTAGCATACTTGAGGAAGAGCCTGAACGCACGATTCTCGGCAATTTTAGCGCCATTGACGAAGATGTCGGCGATAATGCTCTTATTGATTACTCGATATTAGAAGGAAATAACGAAAATGTATTCGTCATCGAACGTACCGAAGAGAATGCAGCTATTATCAAAACCACCCGACCAATTGATAGAGAAGCAGTTGATTCGTACACGTTAACCGTAAAATGCTTGAAGCTTGGTGAACCCTACCACTCATTCGTCGGCGACGAGTACGACCGCAATGATCTGTCACTTATTCAGGTGACAATCAAGGTGATCGATATAGACGATAATCTGCCGCAGTTCACCCACAAAGACGCCTCTATTGGGATACGCATAAATGTTCCAGTCGATACAGTTATAACCACAGTGCATGCGACTGACCTTGATGCCGAAGCACCACCGATAGTATTCTCCATTGACAATGTCACTTTCGTGCCACAATTCTACAAGCGCACGCGCAAGATCGACTCAAGACCTCTCAAGAATCTATTCACACTCAACAACCGCACCGGCGAGCTGCGTACAGGTGGCTCTTTCTCCGACTATGTAGATGGCTACTTCCAGATGAAGATACGCGCCAACAATTCGGAGCGTGTGAAACGTCACACCTTCAACAATTTGAAGATTTTCGTTATACGCGACAAATCCTTGCTGAAATTCGTTTTCGCCCGACCACCGTCCGAGATACAAGGCATCATACGACCCTTCCAAGAGCAACTTCAACAGAAGCTGAAGCCGCTCGGTTTGGAATTGCACATACTCGATACACAGGTTTTGACACGTGCCGATTACACGTTGGATTTCACAGCGACCAGTTCCTGCTTCCAAATGTTCAAAAACGGTGCGGCGATCTCACTGCAAGAAATGCAGAAGCTCATGCATTCCGAGCAAATGAAGCAAGAACTCTTCGATACATATGTCGAGTACGGTGTGAGTGAGGTGGAGATGTGTTCGGTGCGTAAGCTGCAAGTTGCGGCGAGTATGATGACCTCAGCGGGCACTTGGCTGGTCATACTAGCGGCTTTCATAGGTCTAGCGGCTATTGTTGCGGCCTGCACGGCTTGTTGCTTAAAGAAGAA ATACAAAAAACACTCGAAACGCAGTTTGCAAGCTTCCCGCGCTCCCACAGAACCCTACACGGTGGGCATGGGTGTGCCGACGCTCTACTATTCCGAACCGATTTACGGCCCCTTGTCATAG